The Xenopus laevis strain J_2021 chromosome 7S, Xenopus_laevis_v10.1, whole genome shotgun sequence genome includes a window with the following:
- the ethe1.S gene encoding persulfide dioxygenase ETHE1, mitochondrial: protein MLFVALKQAALAQCRKYSAMAASNGLVFRQLFEPVSCTYTYLLADKDTKEAILIDPVLEKAERDAKLIKDLGLNMIYAANTHCHADHITGTGVLKKLLPGCKSVISKNSGARADLYIHEGDQIQFGKFWLEARSTPGHTDGCLTYVLNDKSMAFTGDALLIRGCGRTDFQQGCPKTLYHSVHSKIFSLPENCLLYPGHDYTGQTVSSVEEEKRLNPRLTKDEAEFVKIMNNLNLPKPKQIDIAVPANLKCGIQDP from the exons ATGTTGTTCGTAGCTCTGAAACAGGCGGCGCTCGCGCAGTGCCGGAAATACAGCGCTATGGCTGCCAGCAATGGACTCGTCTTCAGGCAG TTGTTTGAACCTGTGAGTTGTACGTACACTTACCTGCTCGCTGATAAAGACACCAAGGAGGCCATTCTGATTGACCCGGTGCTGGAAAAAGCAGAGCGAGATGCAAAACTCATCAAGGACCTTGGGCTTAATATGATCTATGCAG CCAACACCCACTGCCACGCAGACCACATCACTGGCACCGGCGTGCTGAAGAAGCTTCTACCTGGGTGCAAAAGTGTCATCTCCAAGAACAGCGGTGCCCGTGCCGATCTTTACATACATGAAGGAGATCAAATACAGTTTGGAAAATTT TGGCTCGAGGCTCGTTCCACTCCCGGACACACAGACGGCTGCCTCACATACGTACTGAATGATAAGAGCATGGCATTCACTGGAGATGCACTCCTCATCAGAGGCTGTGGACGAACAGATTTCCAACAGG GTTGCCCCAAAACTCTGTACCACTCTGTGCACAGCAAGATATTCTCCCTGCCTGAAAACTGCCTTCTGTACCCTGGACATGACTACACAG GTCAGACTGTGTCATCAGTAGAGGAAGAGAAGCGCCTGAACCCTCGACTCACTAAAGATGAAGCTGAGTTTGTGAAGATCATGAATAACTTAAACCTGCCTAAACCTAAACAGATAG ATATTGCTGTTCCAGCCAACTTGAAATGCGGCATCCAGGATCCCTGA